One window from the genome of bacterium encodes:
- the murA gene encoding UDP-N-acetylglucosamine 1-carboxyvinyltransferase has translation MLERIEVVGGRTLRGEVGAGGAKNAVLPIMAAALLAPGRSVIENVPRLRDVEAMLGILRGLGVEGGFVGDGVLELDASRIGSHVAPYDQVRKMRASILVLGALLGRLGRARVSLPGGCVIGPRPVDLHIRGLAALGARIGVDRGYIEASGPLPGGEVLLEGRHGSSVGATLNLMLAAVRSRGETVISNAAMEPEVSDTAGFLSAMGAVISGAGTPEIRIQGVDGLVPAHYRVIPDRIEAGTYLVAGALAGGEVTVRDARAEQLRSLLEVLEKMGVSWETLPDGIRVTRASGLKPVDVVTHPFPGFPTDMQAQIMVLLALAEGTATVTETVFPERFMHVPELNRMGAAVTVEGPTAVVRGVERLSGAPVMASDLRASAALVLAALAARGETVIRRVYHLDRGYADMVGKLRSLGAEISRRPD, from the coding sequence GTGCTCGAGAGGATAGAAGTCGTCGGAGGGAGAACGCTGAGGGGGGAAGTCGGGGCGGGAGGAGCGAAAAACGCGGTATTGCCCATCATGGCCGCCGCCCTGCTCGCCCCCGGCCGTTCCGTGATCGAAAACGTGCCCCGTCTCCGGGACGTGGAGGCGATGCTCGGGATCCTGCGGGGATTGGGGGTCGAGGGCGGCTTCGTCGGCGACGGGGTGCTCGAACTCGACGCTTCCCGGATCGGTTCCCACGTCGCTCCCTACGACCAGGTCAGGAAAATGAGAGCCTCGATCCTGGTCCTGGGGGCGTTGCTGGGACGGCTCGGCCGCGCCCGGGTATCGCTTCCGGGTGGGTGCGTGATCGGTCCCCGCCCGGTCGATCTGCATATCCGGGGCTTGGCCGCCCTCGGAGCCAGGATCGGGGTCGACCGCGGCTACATCGAAGCCTCCGGTCCGCTGCCGGGAGGGGAAGTCCTGCTCGAGGGGCGCCACGGATCGAGCGTGGGGGCGACTCTCAACCTGATGCTGGCCGCGGTCCGTTCCCGGGGGGAGACGGTGATCTCCAACGCCGCCATGGAGCCGGAGGTGTCCGATACCGCCGGTTTTCTCTCGGCCATGGGAGCGGTCATCAGCGGCGCCGGCACTCCCGAAATCAGGATACAAGGGGTGGACGGCCTCGTCCCCGCCCATTACCGGGTTATCCCCGACCGGATCGAAGCCGGCACCTACCTGGTGGCGGGCGCCTTGGCCGGGGGCGAGGTAACGGTTCGCGACGCCCGGGCCGAACAGCTGCGGTCCCTTCTCGAAGTCCTGGAAAAGATGGGAGTTTCGTGGGAAACGCTTCCGGACGGGATCAGGGTGACCCGGGCCTCGGGGCTGAAGCCGGTCGACGTCGTCACCCACCCCTTTCCCGGGTTTCCCACCGACATGCAGGCCCAGATCATGGTGCTCCTGGCCCTGGCCGAAGGGACCGCCACCGTCACCGAGACCGTCTTCCCGGAACGCTTCATGCACGTTCCCGAACTCAACCGCATGGGCGCCGCCGTCACCGTCGAGGGCCCGACGGCGGTGGTCCGGGGGGTGGAGCGGCTTTCCGGGGCCCCGGTCATGGCCTCCGATCTCCGGGCGTCGGCGGCTCTGGTCCTGGCGGCCCTCGCCGCCCGCGGGGAGACCGTTATCCGCCGGGTCTATCACCTGGACCGAGGGTATGCCGACATGGTCGGAAAACTCCGGAGCCTGGGCGCGGAGATCAGCCGCCGCCCGGATTGA
- the prmC gene encoding peptide chain release factor N(5)-glutamine methyltransferase, with product MREVLAAAGSVLAAAGVEDPARDARLLLGAVTGRDPWLLGVGSDRLPTAAQAREFARLVSARAARCPLAYLLGEWGFHEIVLKVDGRALVPRPETELLVEEGLNAGGDRAFTALDVGCGGGAVALALAAASSGRVFASDLDPGAVALARQNAGLLGLEDRVEIRCGDLFAPWTEYAGHGFDLVLSNPPYVADDEWGQLAPEIREYEPALALRGGGDGLAVIRRLAAGVCGYLAPGGCCLIEIGSGQGPAAADLFRSLPEMAEVSVVPDLAGRDRVVRARRRG from the coding sequence GTGCGGGAGGTTCTGGCCGCGGCCGGGAGCGTGCTCGCCGCCGCCGGAGTCGAGGACCCCGCGCGCGACGCCCGCCTGCTTCTGGGCGCGGTCACGGGCCGGGACCCCTGGCTCCTGGGCGTGGGCTCCGACCGGCTCCCGACCGCGGCTCAGGCCCGGGAATTCGCCCGGTTGGTTTCGGCGCGGGCGGCCCGCTGCCCCCTGGCGTATCTGTTGGGGGAATGGGGGTTCCATGAAATCGTGCTCAAGGTCGACGGCCGGGCGCTCGTCCCCCGCCCCGAGACCGAGCTCCTGGTCGAAGAGGGGCTGAATGCGGGGGGAGACCGCGCCTTCACCGCCCTCGACGTCGGCTGCGGCGGCGGGGCGGTGGCCCTGGCCCTGGCCGCCGCTTCTTCCGGGCGCGTCTTCGCCTCCGATCTCGATCCCGGGGCGGTGGCCCTGGCCCGCCAGAACGCCGGGCTCCTGGGATTGGAGGACCGGGTCGAGATCCGCTGCGGGGACCTGTTCGCCCCCTGGACGGAGTACGCGGGGCACGGTTTCGACCTCGTCCTTTCCAACCCCCCCTACGTAGCCGACGACGAATGGGGCCAACTGGCTCCCGAGATACGGGAATACGAGCCGGCCCTGGCCCTGCGGGGCGGCGGTGACGGTTTGGCGGTCATCCGCCGCCTGGCCGCCGGGGTCTGCGGATATCTGGCTCCGGGCGGGTGCTGCCTGATCGAGATCGGGTCCGGGCAGGGCCCAGCCGCCGCCGATCTATTCCGGTCTCTTCCGGAGATGGCGGAAGTGTCGGTCGTGCCGGATCTGGCCGGCCGGGACCGGGTGGTGCGGGCCCGGCGCCGGGGGTGA